TGCCTGGGCTAAAGTTCCTTCCTACATTCTCGCTCAAATGATAGGAGCCTTTATAGGAGCTGTTATTGTATTCTTTCATTACCTGCCGCACTGGGAAAGAACAGATGATCCGATGGCTAAGCTGTCGATATTTTCAACTGACCCGGCAATCTACAGCCCGGTTTCCAATTTAGTCAGTGAGATTATCGGGACTTTTGTTCTCGTGATGGGAATATTATTTATTGGAGCTAATGAATTTACCGAAGGTCTTAACCCGCTTATTGTAGGGCTTCTTATTGTAGCTATTGGTATGTCTCTTGGAGCCACTACTGGGTACGCGATTAATCCGGCCAGGGATCTTGGGCCGCGGATTGCTCATGCGATTCTGCCGATTCCCGGCAAAGGCGGGTCCAATTGGAGATACGCCTGGATTCCTGTAGCGGGGCCTGTAATTGGAGGTATTTATGGCGGATTATTTTTCGAAACTGTCTTTGAAGGTTCGCCCAATATATGGTTCTGGCTGCTTTCAGCCGTTATTATTGCTATATTATTTTCGTCCATGAAAATCGAACTTAATAAAAAGCAGCAAGCCCATACTTAAAAGGAGGAGAAATCATGGAAACTTACATTTTATCAATTGACCAGGGAACAACAAGTTCCCGGGCTATTTTATTTGATCATAACGGAGCGATCGTTGAAACTGCTCAAAAAGAATTTGAACAATATTTTCCTAAACCAGGCTGGGTAGAACATGATCCTAATGAAATTTGGACATCTGTACTTAGCTGTATTTCAAATGTTTTAATCCGGGCTGATGTAGAAGCAGAACAAATTGCCGGTATAGGAATTACGAACCAGCGGGAGACCACTGTAGTCTGGGACCGAAATACGGGAAAGCCGATTCATAAAGCTGTCGTCTGGCAGTCCAGACAGACTCAAGGCATTTGTGACGAATTACGGGCCCAGGGGTTTAACGATACCTTCCGTGAGAAAACAGGACTGCTGCTCGATCCTTATTTCTCCGGAACAAAAGTGAAATGGATCCTTGATAATGTTGAAGGAGCCCGTGAAAAAGCGGAGAACGGCGACCTTATGTTTGGTACGATCGATACTTGGCTTGTTTATAAAATGTCGGGAAAGAATGAACATGTGACAGACTATTCGAATGCTTCCCGCACATTAATGTACAATATTCATGATTTAAAATGGGATGACGAGTTATTGGATATTCTTGGTGTTCCAAAGAGTATGCTGCCAGAAGTCAAACCATCTTCTGAAGTCTATGGTCATACCGTTGATTACCATTTCTTCGGCAGCGAAGTGCCTATCGCTGGAATCGCTGGCGACCAGCAGGCCGCTCTGTTCGGCCAGGCGTGCTTTGAAAAAGGAATGGGTAAAAACACTTACGGCACAGGCGGTTTTATGCTGATGAATACAGGAGATGAGGCTGTGAAATCCGATAATGGCCTGCTTACGACTTTAGCATGGGGCGTCAATGGAAAAGTAGAATACGCGCTTGAAGGAAGTATTTTCGTTTCCGGCTCAGCGATTCAATGGCTTAGGGACGGATTGAAAATGATGGAGGATTCCTCCCAAAGCGAAAGTATTGCAGGAGAAGTAGACACGACAGAGGGAGTGTATGTAGTTCCTGCTTTTGTCGGATTAGGAACTCCTTATTGGGACAGCGAAGCCCGAGGTGCCGTTTTCGGACTGACTCGTGGAACGAAAAAATCTCATTTTGTGAGAGCTACCCTTGAATCGTTAGCCTATCAGACGAAAGATGTAGTCGATACGATGGTTCAGGATTCGGGCATCGAACTAAAGAAATTACGCGTTGACGGCGGGGCTGTTAAAAATGACCTGCTCATGCAGTTCCAAAGCGACCTTCTTCAATCCTCAGTAGAACGTCCAAAAGTTAATGAAACGACAGCTCTTGGTGCCGCCTATCTTGCGGGCTTAGCTGTTGGGTATTGGAACGATTGTACAGAGATTGCGAAACAGTGGAAAATGGAGAAGCAGTTCGATCCTCAAATGGACGAAGAGAAAATTAATGAGCTATACAAAGGATGGCAGAAAGCTGTTGAGGCCACTAGAGTTTTTAAAGCATAGGCTCATAGAAAGCAAGTGATAGTTATGGGCAAAATCTAGAGCCTTAGAGTAGACTTTTTAACGAAGGTTTGATAGAATATAATCAAGTTAATAGTAATTAGGTCGGAGATGCGGAGAGACCACGAGGCTCTACAGTAAATGCTGTAGGTGCTTTCGTGGTCTCTTTTTTTAGGTTTAAAAGAAGAGTGCTCAATCATACACATATTCCTCCCCGGTTTAGGGAATAAAGGTTAACAGACGACCTAATGAAACCGAGAGATATACAAAAGGAGAGATTTACATGAAGACTTTTTCTAACTATGATCGTCAGGAAAAATTTAAAGAACTGTATCAGGTCGAATGGGATGTACTGGTCGTTGGAGGAGGAATCACTGGAGCAGGAATCGCTCTGGATGCGGCCAGCCGAGGAATGAAAACGGCCGTAGTTGAAATGCAGGACTATGCAGCAGGTACGTCAAGCCGCTCCACGAAGCTTGTACACGGCGGACTTCGATATTTAAAACAGTTTGAAATAAAAATGGTAGCAGAAGTTGGGAAAGAACGCGAAATTGTTTATGAAAACGGCCCGCACGTAACGACCCCTGAATGGATGATGCTTCCTTTCCATGAAGGCGGTAATTTTGGTCCCTATTCTACCAGCCTCGGCCTGCGCGTTTATGACTATTTAGCGGGTGTTAAGAAGGCAGAGCGCCGCGTTATGCTTAAACCAGATGAAACGACAGAACGTGAGCCGTTAGTTAAGAAAGATGGGCTTAAAGGTGCCGGTTATTATGTTGAATATAAAACCGATGACGCGAGACTGACTCTTGAAGTGATGAAGAAAGCCGTCGAGTATGGTGCTGAGTCTGTAAACTACGCGAAGGTCGTTGACTTTATTTATGATATGCGCGGCAAGGTTGAAGGAGCCATCGTAGAAGACACAATCAGTGGAGAAACCTATCAGGTGAAGGCAAAACGAATCATTAATGCAGGAGGACCGTGGGTCGACGAGCTTCGTGAAATCGATGGTTCAAAAAAAGGAAAATCTCTTCACCTGACGAAAGGGGTACACCTCGTATTTGATCAGTCTGATTTCCCGCTGCAGCAGGCGATCTACTTCGATACACCAGATGGCCGAATGATTTTTGCCATTCCGCGTGATGGAAAAACGTATGTAGGGACAACGGACACGCCTTATGATGAGGAGATTGCTTTTCCAAAAGTAACGACTACGGACCGCGACTATATTTTAGATGCAATTCATATGATGTTCCCTGCTGTAAAGGTTGGGCCGCAAGATATTGAGTCAAGCTGGGCCGGCGTACGTCCTCTCATTCATGAGGATGGAAAAGACCCTTCAGAGATTTCACGAAAAGATGAAATCTTTGTTTCTGATTCCGGTTTAATTTCAATGGCTGGAGGAAAGCTGACCGGATACCGTAAAATGGCCGAAACAGCCATCAACCTTGTGAGAGATCAGATTGCAGAAGAATACGGCATCCGTTACTCTGATTCTGAAACGAAACGGATGCCGATCTCAGGCGGTGAGGTGAATGGATCGAAAGGATTCAAGGTATTTAAAGAAGAGCGCGTTAAAATTGGTGAATCCTTAGGTTTAACTGTTGAAAAAGCTGGTGCTCTTGTTGATCTTTATGGTGCTAATGTCGATACGCTCTATCAGCTGTATAAAGATCATAA
This window of the Halobacillus sp. Marseille-Q1614 genome carries:
- a CDS encoding MIP/aquaporin family protein, coding for MTEFMGELIGTMILIILGGGVIAGANLKGTKAEGNWVLITVAWGLAVAMGVYAVGNVTGAHINPAVTLGLAAVGDFAWAKVPSYILAQMIGAFIGAVIVFFHYLPHWERTDDPMAKLSIFSTDPAIYSPVSNLVSEIIGTFVLVMGILFIGANEFTEGLNPLIVGLLIVAIGMSLGATTGYAINPARDLGPRIAHAILPIPGKGGSNWRYAWIPVAGPVIGGIYGGLFFETVFEGSPNIWFWLLSAVIIAILFSSMKIELNKKQQAHT
- the glpK gene encoding glycerol kinase GlpK → METYILSIDQGTTSSRAILFDHNGAIVETAQKEFEQYFPKPGWVEHDPNEIWTSVLSCISNVLIRADVEAEQIAGIGITNQRETTVVWDRNTGKPIHKAVVWQSRQTQGICDELRAQGFNDTFREKTGLLLDPYFSGTKVKWILDNVEGAREKAENGDLMFGTIDTWLVYKMSGKNEHVTDYSNASRTLMYNIHDLKWDDELLDILGVPKSMLPEVKPSSEVYGHTVDYHFFGSEVPIAGIAGDQQAALFGQACFEKGMGKNTYGTGGFMLMNTGDEAVKSDNGLLTTLAWGVNGKVEYALEGSIFVSGSAIQWLRDGLKMMEDSSQSESIAGEVDTTEGVYVVPAFVGLGTPYWDSEARGAVFGLTRGTKKSHFVRATLESLAYQTKDVVDTMVQDSGIELKKLRVDGGAVKNDLLMQFQSDLLQSSVERPKVNETTALGAAYLAGLAVGYWNDCTEIAKQWKMEKQFDPQMDEEKINELYKGWQKAVEATRVFKA
- a CDS encoding glycerol-3-phosphate dehydrogenase/oxidase — protein: MKTFSNYDRQEKFKELYQVEWDVLVVGGGITGAGIALDAASRGMKTAVVEMQDYAAGTSSRSTKLVHGGLRYLKQFEIKMVAEVGKEREIVYENGPHVTTPEWMMLPFHEGGNFGPYSTSLGLRVYDYLAGVKKAERRVMLKPDETTEREPLVKKDGLKGAGYYVEYKTDDARLTLEVMKKAVEYGAESVNYAKVVDFIYDMRGKVEGAIVEDTISGETYQVKAKRIINAGGPWVDELREIDGSKKGKSLHLTKGVHLVFDQSDFPLQQAIYFDTPDGRMIFAIPRDGKTYVGTTDTPYDEEIAFPKVTTTDRDYILDAIHMMFPAVKVGPQDIESSWAGVRPLIHEDGKDPSEISRKDEIFVSDSGLISMAGGKLTGYRKMAETAINLVRDQIAEEYGIRYSDSETKRMPISGGEVNGSKGFKVFKEERVKIGESLGLTVEKAGALVDLYGANVDTLYQLYKDHKEDVAAADIDPLVFAQLRLALDFEMIFKPVDFFVRRTSALFFNIHWVHEHKEPVIEYMAKELKWTDKQKQQYTDELDLLLDEAVNPVKAG